GGATGCTGGCCTTGACGCGCAGCGTCAGGGTCCGGATTTCGCCGTTGTAGACGCCGCCTTCACCGCGGGTGAAAGTGCCGATCTGTGCCATGATAACCTCCATTCGATGTTCCGACGCCGCCCCATGCGGCCTCGATGCGGTTGTCAGGCCGCTGGTCGGACGGTGCGCACCGACAGGCCGAAGCGAAGCGGAGGACGGCCGGAAGCCGGGCTTCTTGCCTCGCGAGGAAGGCGCGGGCACCGCGCCGGGGAAGAAGGTCGGCGTGGCCGTTGCGCGCCAGAGGACGGACTGCGGCAGACCGCAATCGATCAAGGCCGCCGGGCTGCGGACGAACGGAATGGGGTGGTAAGGTCAGGCAGATCGTCGGCAATCGCGAAGGGGCGTCCGACCCCAAACGGTGGAAGCTGTCGCCCGACTTGGCCGTTGGCCTGCGTGCTCGGCGTCGCTAGACGATCGGACAGGGGGCATGTGATGACGGTACTGGATCAGGTTCGCGGGTTGATCGAACGGCTGTCGCCCGAGCCGATCTGCGACGACTGTATCAGCGAACGGCTCGGACTTTCCGTGCGCCAGCACGCCAATCACAAGGCGCGCGAACTGGCCGGCACGCGCGGTTTCGAGCGGCAAATCGGCTCGTGTGCTATCTGCGGCGCCACAAAGAAAGTGATCCGGGCAAAGGGGTCTTGATCCATGACCTCAAGTCGGCGGGGCGGTCGTTGCTAGCCGTTTCCGTGACTAGTCGGCTTCGTCGACCTCCGTGCCGACCGCTGTGACGCGAATGTCAAACGCCTGCACGAACGCGGCCATCGAAACAACGGCATCGATCCAGGAGCTCCGCGCGCGCGTATAGGCATCGCCAATCTCGCCGCCGAAGATCGCCTCGCGTGCCGATTGCCACACGTCGAAATCGTCCGATCCTTCCTCGAGCACACGCTCAATGAGATTGGCCGTGGCCTTCACATGCTTGGTGAAAGGCAACCTCTCGCCGTCCGATCCGCCGCGCAGGATTGCTTCGAGCGAAGGGCCTTCGATATTTGCGGGCTCGGAATGGGCGATGCCGAAGTTGCCGGGGGCGGTGTAGGTAAAGCGCTGATGGCCCGTCAGCATTCCCGCGCTCGCAATGTTGCTGCTTGTCACGATGGCGCCGGCACGGGCAAGGTCGAACAGGTCACTGCTTTCCCAGAAGGCGGGTGCGGCATAGACAACAGCCGCGCGCCCGGCAGCTGCCGCCATGATCTTTTCCAGAAGCCCCTGCTGCTTCGGATCGATGCTGTAGCGATAGTAGGACGTGTTCCAGCTTGCCCATTCGGTTGCATTGCTGCGTTGGAGCCATTCGGGCCGCTTGTACTGAACGAAGAGATTAAGATTGAATGGCGGTAATCTCGCGTCGAGAGCACGGCCGAATTCATCAATCTCCGATGCGGTCATCCCGATGAAGTGTCGCCAACGGCGGACGCGGACAAACGGGAAGAATGCCCGATATTCGGGCAGCGGAAGAAAGAACGCGCCATCGAATCCGAGGATTCCCTCATCGCTCTGGTCCGGTGAAAACAGGACGTTGGTGAGCCGGGCCATCTCGGCCAGAAAATAGGTCTCGAACGGCTTTTCCTTGAACTCGGCCCACATTTCAGATGCCCCCTGGCTCTGGCATAGCCGGGCACGGCCGACTTTGCGAACCACGTCAGCATCAACGAGATTGAAAAAAACCGCGCGCCGACCCCGGAACGGCGGAGGCGCGCGGCCGATTTTTCGGGGTCCTAAGGGCGGGCGGGGTCACCCCCGCCCGCCATCCATCACGCCGCTTCGGCGAACGGCTCGGCCTGCTCATCGGGTTCCGGCACGGTCGCGACATCGCGCGCGGCATCAACCTTGGCGTGGGCCGCGACGGTGCCGACACCGCCGCGCGTGGTGTAGGCGCTCGGCGGGAACTGCATCCAGCGCGGCACCCAGCGCTCGACCTTGGGGCGTCCGTCATTGCCCGCCAGATGGTCGGCGATGATCCGCTTCAAGGTCTTGGACTTCTCGCCCGCATTGGCGCTGGCAACCGTCTCGCCTGCCACCTCGGCGACCACCCGGCCCAGCACCTCGCGGTCGCGGATCAGCCCGAACAGCGCCTCGTCGGCCTGCCACCAATCGGCCATGTCGATGCCGATCTCGGTGCCGACCGCCGCGACGGCGGCGCTGCCCGCCGCCAGCGTCTCGCCGATAACGACCGCGATCACCTCCATGACGGCGGGATCGGGAAGCTCGACGAGGCGCAGGAACACGCCCGCCACGCCGTAGTCGTCGCCGTTTCCCCCGGTCACGGTCGGCTCCTCGGACGAGAAACCGAGCAGGGCGAGCACGGCGCGGCGGCGCTCGTCGAACACCGTTTCGCCGCGCGCGGTTTCGAGGCTTTCGCGCACCTCGTCGTTGCGTGTGGTCTGCGGCTCCGGCGACACTCGCCAAAGATGCGAGCCGACCACAGCGTGGGCGACCATCAAGCGGAGCGCCACCTCGGGCCGGGTCAGCAACGCGGCACGGACGGCGGCGTGGCGGTGCAGATCGACATAGGTCTGCAAGGTCGAGGTCAGTTCGGGGCGCCGCGGCTTCGCGCCTTGGGGAGCCTCGCCGCTGGCGACGCGGCGGGCTTCCTTGCGGGTCAGATAGCCTTCGTGGAAAGTCACCTCGCCGGTCGAGCGGACATCGACATAGACGCGCCCGCCCTTGCGCTTGGCGGCCTTCTCATATTCCCACGAATGGAAATGCTCCGACGCGGGGACGATCACGACATCGCTCCAGCCGTCCTCCAGATAGGCCGCGCGCCGTGCCTCGATGGCTTCATTCTGCGCGGTCCAGAACGCCTCGGGGTCTGCGAAATAGCGGTCGTCGCCGAACAGGTCGGCGACGGTCGCGCCCGCATAGGTGGCGAGGTCGAACAGCGCCACCTTCGCCGCGATCGACTGCCCGCCGAACAGCCATGCCTTCAACTGATGGCCGGTCGGCGTGTAGTTGTCGGGGTCGTCGTAGAGCGCCAGCCACGCCTTTTGCTGGCTCTTGCTGGCAAGGGTCAGGTGGCGGACAGTGGTGCGGTCGATCTTCTCGTCGCGGTAGAGTTGGCGGATGCGCGGCAGCAGATTGCCGAGCGCCAGCACGCGGCGAATGGTGAGGTCGGGAAGCCCGAAGGTGGCGGCGATGTCGTCCACCTCGCGGCCTTCCTTGACCAGCCGGGTGAAGGTTTCCCACTGGGTGACTTCGTCGGGATCGAGCCGCGCCAAGTTCTCGATAAGCGAGGCTTCGAGCGCGGCGGCATCGTCGCCCGCCTCCATGATCGCGGACGGCACCCGGCCAAGCTCGGGGTCCGCGCCCTCGTCGGCCTGCGCGATGCGAGCGGCATGAACGCGCCGCCGCCCGGCGACGAGTTCGAACCGGCCTTCGGCAGCGCCGGGCCGCAGGATGACGGGGACGATGATGCCGCGCTTGCGCACGGTCGGCAGGATGTCGGACACATCGGGCGCCTTCTTGCCGTGGCGCATGTTCACGGCGCTGTCGTCGATGTTGCCAATGTCGATGAATTCGAGTTTCATGACGTCACTCCTTGTGAGTGCCGGTCCGTCGCTCTTTCCGGGATGGCGGATCGGCTTACGAATGGCGGCGAACGGCCGCCTGCGTCAGGGACCCCATCAAAGTAGTACTTTGATGGGAACCCTCATCCGCCTCGTGGCGGAAGCTGGTTGGCTCCGGCGCTGCGGAGTTCCTGTTGAGCGGACAGGATCGACCCGGTTCGGCGGGCGGCATCGGCCCAAACGGACAGCGCGTGCGGCGTCTCGAACCCGATATCGCGCTCGATGCCGAGGCCGAACGGCAGGCGAACCGAGGCGATCTCGGACAGGCTGAAATAGCCGAGTTCGGGGCATCCGAAGCCAAGGTCGGCGAGGCCGAACAGGGTGTCGTCATCGCTGTCCAGTTCGGTCGCAAGCCATGTCGCCGCGCCCACCGGATTGAACAGTTTCAGCACCGGCACGGGATCGGGTTCGGGCTTCTCGTCGCGCTGGGCGGCGCGGTGGTTGATGGCGTTCGCGCGTAGCGCGAAGCGAAGATCGGCGGTGAGGAGGATCATGCTGCGATTCTCCCTTGCGCGCGCGCCTCTTGGGCTTCCCGATGCCGCGCGAGCAGCCAATCGGCGGCTTTGGTCGCGGCGCTGGCGGCGCGGAAGATGGCGCGATTGTCCTCGCGCAGCACCTCCAGCCATGAGCCGATATAGTCGGCATGGCGGACGGTGGGGACGATGCCGAGCGCGGCGCAGAGGAAGGCCGAACCCATTTCGGCGACCAGTTCCTCGCGCCCATAATCCTTGCTGCCGAAGGAATTCTTCAAGTCGCGTCCGAGCCGCTTGGCGTGGCCGGTGGCGTGGGTCAGTTCGTGCAGGCAGGTCCGGTAATAGTTGATCTGGTCGAAGAAAGCGGGCTGCGGCGGCACCTGCACGAAATCGGGTTCGGGGGCATAGAATGCCTTGGCCCCGCCGACGCGGAAATCGACACCCGATGCGGCAATAACTTCCTCGGCAACGGGCACGATCTCGCGTTCGGGCAACGGCGCGGGATCGGAGGCCAGCCCGGCGCGCAAGCCCTCGCACTGCGCGACGTTGAACACGGTAAACCGCTTCAAGAACGGCACCGCCTTGGGGTCGTCGCCGTCGCGCTGGGCGCGTTCCTTCTCGGCTTCGGGGGTGAAGCGGTCGGCATAGACCACGGTCACGCCATGCTCGCCCTTGCGGACGCAGCCGCCCGCCTCCCGTGCCTGCCGGAAGGTCAGCCATGATTGCGACGGCCAGCCATGTTCGATCACCGCGCCCCACAGGATCAGGATATTGACGCTCGAATAGCTCCGGGCGGTGAGCGCGTTGCGCGGCAGGCCGGGGCCGGTCCCGCCGGTTCGTCCCCACGGCTGGACCCATGGAAACCGCCCCGCCTCAAGCTCGGCGATGATCCGGGCGGTCACCTCGTCATAGAGGTTGGCGCGGTTCTCGGGTTGACGATCCTCGCCCGCAACCTCTCGGCGGGCACGGCGGCTGGTAGCTTTGCGCATCGCGGTCCTCCATCGCCACCCAAAAAGCAGCAAGCCTCCCCGGAAGGCGGGGTGGGCGGCGAGACGCGACCAAGAGGCCCGGCTCAGTGGCCGGCGGCACCGCAGGGCGGAACGAAGAGGAGCACCCGAGCGCGAGCGAGGGTTGCCGCAGGCCGCGTCGGGCCTAGCCGGGAGCGCCGCCCGCACCCGCCGTACCGGGAGAGGCACAAAAACAACGCCGCCGCGCAGACGCGCGGCGTCCGCAGCCACGCCAGCGATCGTCACCGGACGGCCGAGACCCGGTACGGGACTCGGCGAAGACCGCCTGCGGCGGTCTGAGTAGAGCGCGGTCGCACCCTGGTGCGAGGCGCCGAGATCAGTGTTGCAAGGCTATTGCGTCATCCGCGCATTGAACGCGACAAGAGCGGTCGCGAGTCCTTCGCCGACGATCCAGCGCGCCCGTTCGAGGTGC
The nucleotide sequence above comes from Roseomonas aeriglobus. Encoded proteins:
- a CDS encoding ParB N-terminal domain-containing protein is translated as MKLEFIDIGNIDDSAVNMRHGKKAPDVSDILPTVRKRGIIVPVILRPGAAEGRFELVAGRRRVHAARIAQADEGADPELGRVPSAIMEAGDDAAALEASLIENLARLDPDEVTQWETFTRLVKEGREVDDIAATFGLPDLTIRRVLALGNLLPRIRQLYRDEKIDRTTVRHLTLASKSQQKAWLALYDDPDNYTPTGHQLKAWLFGGQSIAAKVALFDLATYAGATVADLFGDDRYFADPEAFWTAQNEAIEARRAAYLEDGWSDVVIVPASEHFHSWEYEKAAKRKGGRVYVDVRSTGEVTFHEGYLTRKEARRVASGEAPQGAKPRRPELTSTLQTYVDLHRHAAVRAALLTRPEVALRLMVAHAVVGSHLWRVSPEPQTTRNDEVRESLETARGETVFDERRRAVLALLGFSSEEPTVTGGNGDDYGVAGVFLRLVELPDPAVMEVIAVVIGETLAAGSAAVAAVGTEIGIDMADWWQADEALFGLIRDREVLGRVVAEVAGETVASANAGEKSKTLKRIIADHLAGNDGRPKVERWVPRWMQFPPSAYTTRGGVGTVAAHAKVDAARDVATVPEPDEQAEPFAEAA
- a CDS encoding DUF2958 domain-containing protein, with the protein product MILLTADLRFALRANAINHRAAQRDEKPEPDPVPVLKLFNPVGAATWLATELDSDDDTLFGLADLGFGCPELGYFSLSEIASVRLPFGLGIERDIGFETPHALSVWADAARRTGSILSAQQELRSAGANQLPPRGG
- a CDS encoding DUF1738 domain-containing protein, whose translation is MRKATSRRARREVAGEDRQPENRANLYDEVTARIIAELEAGRFPWVQPWGRTGGTGPGLPRNALTARSYSSVNILILWGAVIEHGWPSQSWLTFRQAREAGGCVRKGEHGVTVVYADRFTPEAEKERAQRDGDDPKAVPFLKRFTVFNVAQCEGLRAGLASDPAPLPEREIVPVAEEVIAASGVDFRVGGAKAFYAPEPDFVQVPPQPAFFDQINYYRTCLHELTHATGHAKRLGRDLKNSFGSKDYGREELVAEMGSAFLCAALGIVPTVRHADYIGSWLEVLREDNRAIFRAASAATKAADWLLARHREAQEARAQGRIAA